From Variimorphobacter saccharofermentans, one genomic window encodes:
- a CDS encoding zinc ribbon domain-containing protein, whose protein sequence is MERFDTLLEAAEFSATRCTSWSFATSNDRYDVKGLLVLAETSDSEDPIDEDSFYVVSPAGAIGLCNDGEDIDWLFLSDAAPNEDLPLTYQAEPQIKFCSKCGSGAVLGARFCGQCGTAL, encoded by the coding sequence ATGGAGAGATTTGACACGCTGCTGGAGGCTGCGGAGTTTTCGGCAACACGCTGCACAAGCTGGAGTTTTGCCACTTCAAATGATAGATACGATGTAAAAGGCTTGCTGGTGCTTGCCGAAACAAGCGATAGTGAAGACCCAATCGATGAGGATAGCTTTTATGTGGTATCGCCTGCCGGAGCTATCGGCTTATGTAACGACGGCGAGGACATCGATTGGCTGTTTCTGTCTGACGCTGCGCCGAATGAGGATCTGCCGCTGACATACCAAGCTGAGCCGCAGATAAAGTTCTGCTCGAAATGTGGCTCCGGCGCTGTTCTCGGTGCTCGATTTTGCGGTCAGTGTGGAACAGCGCTATGA
- the istA gene encoding IS21 family transposase: protein MTFSQQNIAYSCSVSKKTVNKVLKKAQELKISWPLSETQTDAVLAEILFPSAKSLYEGKNKRMPDFALIRKELLRNGVSKKLLWTEYMEECRLNSEEPLMYSQFCYYIQQDEQKRRATMHINRKPGEQLEVDWAGDPAHIIDPDTGEIINAYVFIGVMTYSQFTYAEAFINEKQRAWIAAHVHMYEYFGGVAKILVPDNCKTAVVHNGGWYNQQFNTVYHEMAEHYGTAIIPARVRKPKDKPNAEGSVGNISTWIIAALRNEQFFSLAELNRAIKEKLDEFNKRLFQKKEGSRLDLFRDEELPLLAPLPATSYELAEWKQATVQFNYHISIDGMLYSIPYEYIKRKVDVRVTDKTIEIFYNHNRIASHRRLHGRKGQYDTIVEHMPEDHQKYLEWNGDRFRKWAERIGNNTYQVVDAILTSKRVEQQTYKGCMGTGATHAVVKITPG from the coding sequence ATGACCTTCAGCCAACAAAACATTGCTTACAGCTGCAGTGTTTCCAAGAAGACAGTAAATAAGGTTTTAAAGAAAGCCCAAGAACTTAAAATCTCTTGGCCATTATCTGAAACCCAGACCGATGCTGTACTAGCAGAGATATTATTCCCATCTGCTAAATCTCTTTATGAAGGTAAAAACAAACGTATGCCTGACTTTGCCCTCATCCGCAAGGAGCTGCTCCGTAACGGGGTAAGTAAAAAGCTCCTGTGGACAGAATATATGGAGGAGTGCCGCCTTAATAGCGAAGAACCACTCATGTATTCTCAGTTCTGCTACTACATCCAACAGGATGAACAGAAACGCCGCGCTACCATGCATATCAATCGGAAGCCTGGCGAACAGTTGGAAGTTGATTGGGCCGGAGATCCGGCACATATCATTGATCCTGATACCGGTGAAATCATCAATGCCTACGTATTCATAGGTGTCATGACTTATAGTCAGTTTACATATGCGGAAGCATTCATTAATGAGAAACAACGGGCTTGGATAGCAGCGCATGTTCACATGTATGAATACTTTGGTGGCGTTGCAAAGATACTTGTACCAGATAACTGCAAGACCGCCGTTGTTCATAATGGTGGCTGGTATAATCAACAATTTAATACCGTATATCACGAAATGGCAGAACACTATGGAACCGCTATTATTCCAGCAAGGGTTCGTAAACCAAAGGATAAGCCAAATGCGGAAGGAAGTGTAGGAAATATATCTACGTGGATCATTGCTGCACTTCGGAATGAACAGTTCTTTTCTCTAGCCGAGCTAAATCGAGCTATTAAAGAAAAGCTGGACGAGTTCAACAAAAGGCTCTTTCAAAAGAAAGAGGGTAGCCGATTGGACCTCTTCCGCGACGAAGAACTGCCATTGCTGGCTCCCCTACCTGCTACCTCTTACGAACTGGCGGAATGGAAACAAGCCACCGTTCAGTTCAATTATCACATATCTATCGACGGAATGCTATACTCAATTCCATATGAATATATAAAACGCAAAGTCGATGTAAGGGTAACAGATAAGACAATTGAAATCTTCTATAATCATAACCGTATCGCTTCCCATCGAAGGCTGCATGGCCGGAAGGGACAGTACGACACCATCGTGGAACATATGCCGGAAGACCACCAGAAATATTTGGAGTGGAATGGTGACCGGTTCCGCAAATGGGCTGAGCGGATTGGAAATAATACGTACCAGGTAGTGGATGCAATCCTTACCTCCAAACGTGTGGAACAACAGACTTATAAAGGCTGTATGGGAACTGGAGCCACTCATGCCGTGGTCAAAATCACTCCCGGCTGA
- a CDS encoding zinc ribbon domain-containing protein yields MAKKKNRKNIPLPILILIYAVLLFAMYSSLSTLALAIWGDSVMGTVDSYHNRLDDSAADVNRSRTISKGYWFLVNGKEYRGYVIYSSDEAWPSLDEGETRSERIRYLSVLPYVNKPAMLSEFSEMGEGGIIYLILTPIGCLLLLLLVIRTARGGKKKKPAARKPAAPQIFEVRSDTYMFCPNCGNKITKGMAFCSSCGTKIQTNVPGECTACGATLPEGAEFCIGCGKAVNSATSEPMEPHHVATPAPPQSGAGLVGFSDRCHSPEILAAAEKNKKFSIGCMWILVFVPLIGFPVAGLLMDDFPFGEALVIGMGIALVMLVINLLALRRTKQPMWEGVVVNKYSKEKSEHRGGEDDNYRTYTEYTTIINTDADKKKTIVEKDSGRHMYDYLSVGDRVRFHPKFGTYEKYDKSKDRIIYCNVCSMMNPIQNDRCKRCNNLLFK; encoded by the coding sequence ATGGCAAAAAAGAAAAATCGCAAAAACATCCCCCTGCCCATCCTCATCCTGATTTACGCCGTGCTGCTGTTTGCCATGTATTCGAGCCTCTCTACGCTGGCACTGGCGATATGGGGCGACAGCGTAATGGGTACGGTGGACAGCTATCACAACCGCTTGGATGATAGTGCCGCAGATGTCAACCGCTCCCGGACCATTTCCAAGGGCTATTGGTTTCTGGTAAACGGCAAGGAATACCGGGGCTATGTGATATATAGCAGCGACGAGGCATGGCCGAGCTTGGACGAGGGCGAAACGCGCTCCGAGCGAATCCGCTACCTTAGTGTATTACCTTATGTGAATAAGCCAGCCATGCTGTCCGAATTTAGCGAGATGGGCGAAGGAGGAATTATTTACCTCATTCTTACCCCTATCGGTTGTCTGCTTTTGCTGCTGCTTGTCATACGCACAGCCAGAGGCGGGAAAAAGAAGAAACCAGCGGCGAGGAAACCCGCCGCGCCTCAAATATTCGAAGTAAGGAGTGATACGTATATGTTTTGTCCCAATTGTGGAAACAAGATTACGAAGGGTATGGCTTTCTGTTCAAGCTGCGGCACAAAAATACAAACAAATGTCCCCGGCGAGTGTACGGCCTGCGGCGCAACGCTTCCGGAGGGAGCCGAATTTTGTATTGGCTGCGGAAAGGCGGTGAATTCGGCAACGTCGGAGCCGATGGAACCACACCATGTAGCAACTCCCGCGCCCCCACAGAGCGGCGCGGGGCTGGTGGGTTTCTCCGACAGGTGTCATTCGCCGGAGATACTGGCCGCTGCGGAGAAAAACAAAAAATTCTCCATAGGCTGTATGTGGATATTGGTTTTCGTGCCGCTCATCGGCTTTCCCGTCGCAGGTCTGCTGATGGACGACTTCCCCTTTGGAGAAGCTCTTGTTATCGGCATGGGCATTGCTCTTGTCATGCTGGTCATTAATCTGCTGGCGTTGAGAAGAACCAAGCAACCAATGTGGGAGGGTGTGGTCGTCAATAAGTACAGCAAGGAGAAAAGCGAGCATAGGGGCGGCGAGGATGATAACTACAGAACCTATACGGAATATACCACGATCATTAACACCGATGCGGACAAGAAAAAGACTATCGTGGAAAAGGACAGCGGGCGGCATATGTATGATTATCTCTCCGTTGGTGACAGGGTGCGGTTTCATCCCAAATTCGGTACATACGAGAAGTACGACAAATCTAAAGACCGTATCATTTACTGCAATGTCTGCTCCATGATGAACCCCATACAAAATGACCGCTGCAAGCGGTGTAATAACCTATTATTTAAATAA